A DNA window from Luteolibacter luteus contains the following coding sequences:
- a CDS encoding HAD family hydrolase, with amino-acid sequence MKKAKQLLEGAKAILFDMDGVLVDSEPMHERSIVALSAELGEAITSKEVLDSFKGAPEFIMGRRLQEMYPASGLDAEQIIRRKGDLYEGMFDQVSLLPGVLDFLKQSKANGLRFALATSANRFTQELSFSGHGLAPWFEAIVTGEDITRGKPDPEPYLLAASKLGIAPEDCVVIEDSLNGVRSGKAAGCKVIAITGTFPRIILSELGPDLIIDGFSELLFPKDTAQTKRESAALGKIA; translated from the coding sequence ATGAAGAAAGCCAAACAGCTCCTCGAAGGAGCCAAAGCGATTCTCTTCGACATGGATGGCGTGCTCGTCGACTCGGAGCCGATGCACGAGCGGTCGATCGTTGCCCTGAGCGCCGAACTCGGCGAAGCGATCACCAGCAAGGAAGTGCTCGATTCCTTCAAGGGGGCTCCCGAATTCATCATGGGCCGCCGTCTGCAAGAGATGTATCCAGCATCCGGCCTCGATGCGGAGCAGATCATCCGCCGCAAGGGCGATCTCTATGAAGGAATGTTCGATCAGGTCTCGTTGCTGCCCGGAGTGCTCGATTTCCTCAAGCAGTCCAAGGCCAACGGCCTCCGCTTCGCCTTGGCCACTTCCGCGAACCGCTTCACGCAGGAACTCAGCTTCAGCGGCCACGGCCTTGCACCTTGGTTCGAGGCGATCGTGACCGGCGAGGACATCACCCGTGGCAAGCCCGATCCTGAGCCTTACCTGCTCGCCGCCTCGAAGCTTGGCATCGCTCCGGAAGATTGCGTCGTGATCGAGGACTCGCTCAATGGCGTCCGCTCCGGCAAGGCCGCGGGCTGCAAGGTCATCGCCATCACCGGCACCTTCCCCCGCATCATCTTGTCAGAGTTGGGCCCGGATCTCATCATCGATGGCTTCAGCGAGCTGCTGTTTCCGAAGGACACCGCGCAAACCAAGCGTGAATCAGCAGCGCTTGGTAAAATAGCGTGA
- a CDS encoding DMT family transporter codes for MNSKSSNGAAFAAMSTFVLLWGSAAIFTRWALDHGSVFAVLVLRYSMALVALLILGLPKKQWLPRSGTRWQAAGTGLLLIGGYSVCYFQAMAHGITPGLLATVLGIQPILTLLLTERRFSSGRLLGLFTALAGLMLVVFQSLMQAKLSEIGIIFALAALLCMTFGAMLQKRITQAPAVVLPLQYLVTLLLYLCFVPFQPMRFEFGVQSFIPLLYLGLVISVGAQLLLYRMIRSGNLVNVTSLFYLVPVVTVVLDYLVLGNAMSPLALVGMAAIIGGLLLVFRQRPAAVSG; via the coding sequence ATGAATTCGAAGTCTTCCAATGGGGCGGCCTTTGCCGCCATGTCTACATTCGTGCTGCTATGGGGCAGTGCGGCCATCTTCACTCGCTGGGCGCTCGACCACGGGTCCGTCTTTGCAGTGTTGGTCCTGAGGTATTCCATGGCCCTCGTCGCCTTGCTGATTCTCGGCCTGCCGAAGAAGCAGTGGCTGCCCCGGTCGGGCACGCGCTGGCAAGCGGCCGGCACCGGCTTGCTGTTGATCGGCGGCTACTCGGTGTGTTATTTCCAAGCAATGGCCCATGGCATCACGCCCGGGCTCCTCGCCACGGTTCTGGGTATCCAGCCAATCCTGACGCTTTTGCTTACGGAGCGACGCTTCTCCTCCGGGCGACTGCTGGGGCTCTTCACCGCATTGGCAGGCCTGATGCTCGTCGTATTCCAGAGTCTCATGCAGGCGAAGCTATCGGAGATCGGCATCATCTTCGCCTTGGCCGCGCTGCTCTGCATGACCTTCGGGGCGATGCTCCAGAAGCGGATCACCCAAGCGCCGGCTGTCGTCTTGCCGCTCCAATATCTCGTCACCCTTTTACTCTACCTCTGCTTCGTGCCCTTCCAGCCGATGAGGTTTGAGTTCGGCGTTCAATCCTTCATTCCGCTCCTCTACCTCGGGCTGGTCATCTCGGTGGGTGCGCAGCTGCTCCTCTATCGGATGATCCGCAGCGGCAATCTCGTGAATGTCACCAGCCTGTTCTATTTGGTTCCGGTAGTCACGGTCGTCCTGGATTACCTGGTGCTCGGCAATGCCATGTCCCCGCTGGCGCTTGTCGGGATGGCTGCCATCATTGGCGGGCTGCTACTCGTCTTCAGGCAGCGGCCAGCCGCAGTCTCCGGGTGA
- a CDS encoding VOC family protein, which produces MTMISKITPCLWFDHQAEEAANFYVSIFKNSRITEISRYSEVGQEQHGRPAGSVMVVEFELEGHRFTGLNGGPHFTLSPAISFQIDCADQAEVDYFWEKLGEGGPVEAQQCGWVQDKFGLSWQVVPSILRDLTKDLSDPRCKRAFGAMMQMKKLDIAELKKAYEG; this is translated from the coding sequence ATCACCATGATCTCGAAAATCACTCCCTGCCTTTGGTTCGACCATCAGGCCGAAGAAGCCGCGAATTTCTATGTGAGCATCTTCAAGAATTCCCGAATCACGGAGATCTCGCGCTACAGCGAGGTGGGACAGGAGCAGCACGGCCGCCCGGCGGGCTCGGTGATGGTCGTGGAATTCGAACTGGAGGGCCACCGCTTCACCGGGCTCAATGGCGGCCCGCACTTCACGCTCAGCCCCGCAATCTCCTTCCAGATCGATTGTGCCGATCAGGCGGAGGTGGACTACTTCTGGGAGAAGCTGGGCGAAGGCGGTCCAGTCGAGGCCCAGCAGTGCGGCTGGGTGCAGGACAAGTTCGGCCTTTCCTGGCAGGTCGTGCCAAGTATCCTGAGGGATCTCACCAAGGACCTGAGCGATCCGCGCTGCAAGCGTGCCTTCGGCGCGATGATGCAGATGAAGAAGCTCGACATCGCCGAACTGAAGAAGGCCTACGAGGGGTGA
- a CDS encoding class I SAM-dependent methyltransferase: MSHPVFFDKNQAASYDERSKKLAPLRDTLLQLAIAILSTLPEDARILCVGVGTGAELFVLAKRFPSWTFTALEPAGAMLDICRSKAEEEGIASRCVFHKGYLESLPTTEKFHAVTSILVSQFILGPEDRREFFAGMAERLLPGGYLVNADLSADLSTAEYGRVLEAWARIQSGAEVPPEQLERMRAAYSREVAVLPPAELGRLIGSAGFEEVTLFYQALLIHAWFARCPSETAAR, from the coding sequence ATGTCCCACCCGGTCTTCTTCGACAAGAATCAGGCGGCCAGCTACGACGAGCGATCGAAGAAGCTGGCACCGCTCCGCGATACGCTATTGCAGCTCGCCATCGCGATTCTTTCCACGCTGCCCGAAGATGCCCGGATCCTCTGCGTGGGCGTCGGCACGGGTGCCGAACTGTTCGTCCTCGCCAAGCGCTTCCCTAGCTGGACTTTCACGGCGCTGGAGCCCGCGGGAGCGATGCTGGACATCTGCCGGAGCAAGGCGGAGGAAGAGGGCATCGCCAGCCGCTGCGTTTTTCACAAGGGCTATCTGGAGTCCCTGCCGACCACGGAAAAATTCCATGCAGTGACCTCCATCCTCGTCTCCCAATTCATCCTCGGGCCGGAGGATCGGCGCGAGTTCTTCGCAGGGATGGCCGAGCGATTGCTGCCCGGTGGCTATCTGGTGAATGCGGATCTTTCCGCAGACCTCTCCACCGCAGAGTATGGCCGCGTGCTGGAGGCATGGGCCCGCATCCAGTCCGGTGCGGAGGTGCCGCCGGAGCAACTTGAGCGGATGCGTGCTGCCTACAGTCGCGAGGTGGCGGTATTGCCGCCCGCTGAACTCGGCCGGCTGATCGGCTCCGCCGGGTTCGAAGAGGTCACGCTATTTTACCAAGCGCTGCTGATTCACGCTTGGTTTGCGCGGTGTCCTTCGGAAACAGCAGCTCGCTGA
- a CDS encoding DUF3592 domain-containing protein, whose product MPDARTRSTTKAVIEWIVFGALVALGICFFCGLIVPSVHGYWRTRSKTMVPARLSSVELVKGGRTGRKTMVANYEYDFGGRTYRGDRISLWGYTRPFHREFDLALRRDAKIRVYVDPATPSYSVYDREFRLWPFAGAVLMVLGTVGMGTYGLRWCWKHRNLAAA is encoded by the coding sequence ATGCCCGACGCTAGAACACGATCTACCACGAAGGCCGTCATCGAATGGATCGTGTTCGGAGCGCTGGTGGCGCTGGGGATCTGTTTCTTCTGCGGCTTGATCGTTCCAAGTGTCCACGGCTACTGGCGGACTCGCAGCAAGACGATGGTACCGGCGAGATTAAGTTCGGTGGAATTGGTCAAAGGTGGCCGAACCGGCAGGAAGACGATGGTTGCGAACTATGAATATGACTTCGGAGGGCGGACGTATCGGGGGGACAGGATTTCTCTATGGGGATACACGAGGCCGTTTCATCGCGAGTTCGACTTGGCGCTGCGCCGTGACGCGAAGATCCGGGTGTATGTCGATCCGGCGACTCCATCTTACTCGGTGTATGATCGCGAGTTCAGGCTCTGGCCTTTCGCGGGAGCTGTCCTGATGGTGTTAGGAACCGTGGGAATGGGGACCTACGGTTTGCGATGGTGCTGGAAGCACCGGAATCTTGCGGCGGCGTAG
- a CDS encoding SLBB domain-containing protein, translating to MSSLLVHLLAGISLALSATLSAEEVWVHFAGHVKKPGVYKVSSPATVEDLEKACGGWTEFGAANRLTVIRLERQGNRLIDDLGEPESKIYRLPDVPREDEKLILKKDDIIFIPEKRVVGS from the coding sequence ATGAGTAGCCTTCTTGTTCATCTCCTAGCGGGGATCTCGCTCGCACTTTCAGCAACGCTATCTGCCGAAGAGGTCTGGGTGCATTTTGCTGGCCACGTCAAGAAACCCGGAGTCTACAAAGTCTCGTCTCCGGCGACAGTCGAAGACCTAGAGAAGGCTTGTGGGGGCTGGACTGAATTTGGAGCAGCGAATCGCCTCACGGTTATTCGGCTCGAACGGCAGGGTAATCGATTGATTGACGACCTTGGTGAACCTGAGAGCAAGATCTACAGATTGCCGGACGTCCCACGCGAGGATGAGAAACTCATATTGAAGAAAGACGACATCATCTTCATCCCCGAAAAGCGTGTCGTCGGGAGCTAA
- a CDS encoding PstS family phosphate ABC transporter substrate-binding protein, protein MKKFSSLPLAALCLLAALGTASAQVVSIKGSDTLGAQLVPQLAEAFNAKNKDKPVKFEIAAEGSAVAFTALTNGTAHIGMSSRQATPAELAAAKAKGINLKEIVACHDMIVVIVNKANPIKKLSPKEVEKIFTGQVKDWAEVKGMPGEISIYTRNTASGTYKDWQKIAMNGRDYVRTAQKMAGGEQVVEEVSSNKNGIGYVGLAFSDKPGVKGVMIDTIAPLAANAEKYPFSRKCYYYLPENADQNAVAFVEFATSEEGHKIARSLGFVPEE, encoded by the coding sequence ATGAAAAAATTCTCATCTCTCCCCTTAGCGGCTTTATGCCTCCTCGCCGCGCTTGGCACCGCCAGTGCCCAAGTGGTCAGCATCAAGGGATCGGACACCTTGGGAGCCCAGTTGGTGCCCCAGCTTGCCGAGGCCTTCAATGCGAAGAACAAGGACAAGCCCGTGAAGTTCGAGATCGCCGCCGAAGGCTCAGCGGTCGCCTTCACCGCCCTGACCAATGGCACCGCCCACATCGGCATGTCATCACGCCAGGCCACGCCGGCGGAGCTCGCTGCCGCCAAGGCAAAGGGAATCAACCTGAAGGAAATCGTCGCTTGCCACGACATGATCGTCGTCATCGTCAATAAGGCGAATCCCATCAAGAAGCTCAGCCCGAAAGAGGTTGAGAAAATTTTCACGGGTCAGGTAAAGGACTGGGCCGAAGTGAAGGGCATGCCGGGAGAGATCTCGATCTACACCCGAAATACCGCTTCCGGAACCTACAAGGATTGGCAAAAGATCGCCATGAACGGTCGCGACTATGTGAGGACCGCCCAGAAGATGGCGGGCGGCGAGCAAGTCGTTGAGGAGGTCTCCTCAAACAAGAACGGCATCGGCTACGTCGGCCTCGCCTTCTCCGACAAGCCGGGCGTGAAAGGCGTGATGATCGATACCATCGCCCCTCTCGCCGCCAATGCGGAGAAGTATCCCTTCAGCCGCAAGTGCTACTACTACCTTCCGGAGAATGCGGATCAGAATGCAGTCGCCTTTGTGGAATTCGCCACCAGCGAGGAAGGCCACAAGATCGCGAGAAGCCTCGGCTTCGTGCCGGAGGAGTGA
- a CDS encoding GNAT family N-acetyltransferase, with the protein MPRRKSGRFHRGHAQIGCLTLLPAIAIPTLIRLAAAMLGKDTLAKADAYWAGEMGLLADELFRESLHVRPHGERLADYNGIFALFRNGRTAISHPADRPDVLRACLPEVLFDPALFAAGFPGKMVIGPASIAYAEALEASSKAQPLTASHHLQAQALRDACTESEWVHGGCELGEVVASGVFADGRLVALASYEIWDGSIAHISIVSHPEHRGQGHGRTAVAHVAKRALEARLVPQYRTLIANAPSIRIAGSLGFIPYATSVAVRLGTPG; encoded by the coding sequence ATGCCCCGGAGGAAATCAGGTCGCTTTCACCGTGGCCACGCCCAAATCGGGTGCCTCACCCTGCTTCCCGCCATTGCCATCCCGACGCTCATCCGCTTGGCTGCTGCAATGCTAGGAAAGGACACACTTGCGAAGGCAGATGCCTATTGGGCCGGAGAGATGGGGCTCCTTGCGGATGAGCTTTTCCGCGAGTCGCTTCACGTTCGCCCGCATGGCGAACGCTTGGCGGATTACAACGGCATCTTCGCGCTCTTTCGCAACGGCAGGACCGCGATCTCCCATCCCGCCGATCGCCCCGATGTGCTCCGTGCCTGCCTGCCTGAAGTGCTCTTTGACCCCGCTCTCTTCGCCGCCGGCTTCCCCGGCAAGATGGTCATCGGCCCTGCCAGTATCGCCTACGCGGAAGCACTCGAAGCCAGTTCGAAAGCACAGCCGCTGACGGCGAGCCACCATCTGCAGGCTCAAGCACTGCGTGACGCCTGTACCGAAAGCGAATGGGTCCACGGCGGTTGCGAGTTGGGGGAGGTCGTTGCCTCGGGTGTCTTTGCCGATGGGAGGCTGGTTGCCCTTGCCAGCTACGAAATCTGGGACGGCAGCATCGCCCACATCTCGATCGTCAGTCATCCCGAGCATCGCGGCCAAGGTCACGGACGGACTGCCGTGGCCCATGTCGCGAAGCGCGCCTTGGAGGCCAGGCTGGTCCCCCAGTATCGCACCCTCATCGCGAACGCACCGTCCATTCGCATCGCCGGATCACTGGGCTTCATCCCCTATGCCACCTCCGTGGCCGTGCGCCTTGGCACGCCAGGTTGA
- a CDS encoding GNAT family N-acetyltransferase: MEITRASTAEDLAGIREIFIEYARALNLDLGYQGFETELAGLPGAYAPPEGLLLIARGGDALAGCAAFRPFKDDICEMKRLYVRPEFRKTGLGRSLCEQLIEGAKGAGYRSMLLDTLPPMQGAIRLYESLGFVRRSSYYDTPLAETIFMELRW, from the coding sequence ATGGAAATCACCCGAGCCAGCACTGCCGAGGACCTCGCGGGGATCCGCGAGATCTTCATCGAGTATGCCCGCGCCCTGAATCTTGATCTGGGATATCAGGGTTTCGAGACTGAGCTGGCGGGACTGCCGGGGGCCTACGCGCCACCGGAAGGCCTCCTTCTGATTGCACGGGGAGGGGATGCCCTGGCGGGCTGCGCCGCGTTCCGGCCCTTCAAGGATGACATCTGTGAAATGAAGCGGCTCTACGTGCGGCCGGAATTCAGAAAGACAGGCCTTGGCCGCAGCTTGTGCGAGCAGTTGATCGAGGGAGCGAAGGGCGCCGGCTATCGCTCCATGCTGCTGGACACCTTGCCACCGATGCAGGGGGCGATCCGGCTCTATGAGTCCCTGGGATTTGTACGAAGGTCCTCGTACTACGACACTCCGCTGGCGGAGACGATCTTCATGGAGCTGCGGTGGTAA
- a CDS encoding nucleoside hydrolase: MVVAVLMALSGHALAELVARMRVVVDNDFGEDPDGLFQLAHLLLSPSVEVPGIVASHHYKGGFYGYPGSTEHSCKAAKELLEVMKLSEKIPLYAGASESLETADAPMESEGARFIVREAMREDVKTPLYIVCGAGLTNLASAWLMKPEIAEKVTVIWIGGAEHEGIALPPPKASKVEYNLGIDLKAGQVVFNRSRLAMWQVPRDAYRQALVSHAELRQRMRGKGKLGAYLLGRLDDLMERSKHSLGEAYVLGDSPLVLLTALQSGWEPAPSSSSNGFMPTPRINDAGKYEMNPAGAGMRIYTGLDTRLMFEDFYAKVAKFDNEE; this comes from the coding sequence ATGGTTGTCGCCGTGTTGATGGCGCTTTCCGGACATGCTCTAGCAGAACTGGTAGCGAGGATGCGGGTGGTCGTGGACAATGACTTTGGCGAAGATCCGGATGGCTTGTTCCAATTGGCACATCTGCTTCTTTCGCCATCCGTCGAGGTGCCGGGCATCGTGGCATCGCATCACTACAAGGGAGGCTTCTATGGCTACCCGGGATCGACGGAACATTCATGCAAGGCGGCAAAGGAGCTATTGGAAGTGATGAAGCTCTCCGAAAAGATCCCGCTTTATGCAGGAGCGTCGGAAAGCCTGGAAACTGCCGATGCACCGATGGAATCGGAGGGCGCGCGTTTCATCGTGCGCGAAGCGATGCGGGAGGATGTGAAGACCCCGCTCTACATCGTCTGCGGGGCCGGGCTCACGAATCTTGCAAGCGCCTGGCTGATGAAGCCGGAAATCGCGGAGAAGGTGACGGTGATATGGATCGGAGGAGCCGAACACGAAGGGATAGCTCTGCCGCCACCGAAGGCGAGCAAGGTGGAATACAACCTGGGAATCGACTTGAAAGCGGGACAGGTCGTTTTCAATCGATCCCGCCTAGCGATGTGGCAAGTGCCACGGGATGCTTACCGGCAGGCCCTCGTCTCGCATGCGGAGTTGCGGCAGCGGATGCGAGGAAAGGGAAAGCTTGGCGCATACCTGCTGGGGCGGCTGGATGATTTGATGGAGCGCTCCAAGCATTCACTTGGTGAAGCCTACGTGCTCGGGGATAGCCCGCTGGTACTACTCACCGCGCTGCAATCGGGGTGGGAGCCTGCTCCTTCGTCGAGCAGCAACGGATTCATGCCGACACCCAGAATCAACGACGCGGGCAAGTATGAGATGAATCCCGCAGGTGCTGGGATGAGAATCTACACGGGATTGGACACGCGCCTGATGTTCGAGGACTTCTACGCGAAGGTGGCGAAGTTCGATAACGAGGAGTAG
- the pelA gene encoding pectate lyase, protein MLRLTLLAAIFSADVLSAALPSGLLKKDAPWFRSEEGLAATANILSWQAASGAWPKNQDNSMVAHEGDAAKIQGTFDNKATTDELRYLARAFEATHDDACAKAFLRGLDHILAAQYPNGGFPQFHPPGKGYPRHITFNDDTMVHLLNLLRFAADEAPRGLVDHPRREAARKAFERGVDCIVKCQVVIEGRRTVWCAQHDEKTLAPAGARAFELASLSGCESAGILRLLMSIKNPSPQVTEAVKAGAAWFEQAKVEGLRVEKTDGAIKITEDADAPVLWARFYDLETGRPFFCGRDGVKKDKLSEIDAERRNGYAWYGAWGNAVLKEYASWPQR, encoded by the coding sequence ATGCTTCGCCTCACCCTGCTTGCCGCCATCTTCTCGGCAGATGTCCTTTCCGCAGCGCTACCATCCGGCCTGCTCAAGAAGGATGCCCCGTGGTTCCGCAGCGAGGAGGGTCTTGCTGCCACCGCCAACATCCTTTCATGGCAAGCGGCTTCGGGAGCTTGGCCGAAGAACCAGGACAACAGCATGGTCGCCCATGAAGGCGACGCGGCGAAGATCCAAGGCACCTTCGACAACAAGGCTACGACAGATGAGCTGCGCTATCTGGCCCGTGCTTTCGAGGCCACACACGATGATGCGTGTGCCAAGGCTTTCCTCCGCGGGCTAGATCACATCCTGGCCGCGCAGTATCCCAACGGCGGCTTCCCGCAATTCCATCCGCCGGGAAAGGGTTACCCCCGCCACATCACTTTCAATGACGACACGATGGTTCATTTGTTGAACCTGCTTCGCTTCGCCGCCGATGAGGCGCCACGAGGCCTCGTGGATCACCCGCGCCGCGAGGCGGCACGCAAGGCCTTCGAGCGCGGGGTGGACTGCATCGTGAAGTGCCAGGTCGTGATCGAAGGGCGTCGCACGGTTTGGTGCGCGCAGCATGACGAAAAGACCCTGGCTCCCGCAGGGGCCCGTGCCTTCGAACTGGCTTCCTTGAGCGGTTGTGAAAGCGCTGGGATCCTGCGCTTGTTGATGTCGATCAAGAATCCCTCTCCTCAGGTTACCGAAGCCGTGAAAGCAGGGGCCGCATGGTTCGAGCAAGCGAAGGTCGAGGGGCTTCGGGTTGAAAAGACGGATGGAGCGATCAAGATCACCGAGGACGCCGACGCACCGGTGCTCTGGGCACGCTTTTACGATCTGGAAACAGGACGCCCGTTCTTCTGCGGGCGGGATGGAGTGAAGAAGGACAAGCTCTCCGAGATCGATGCCGAACGCCGCAACGGTTACGCGTGGTACGGAGCCTGGGGAAATGCGGTGTTAAAGGAATACGCGTCCTGGCCGCAGCGTTGA
- a CDS encoding DUF2383 domain-containing protein has product MNATDECAEICNSLLRGELSAIETYTQAIEKFSSEPERAALQSIRTDHVNSAARLCDHLVDMGATPATNSGAWGSFAKAVEGAAKLLGESPALAVLEEGEEHGINEYDEALRNPEVMDEIKTVIRRDLQPPLTKHVSALESLRAS; this is encoded by the coding sequence ATGAACGCAACCGATGAATGTGCGGAAATCTGCAACAGCCTTCTGCGCGGCGAGCTTTCCGCAATCGAAACCTACACGCAGGCCATCGAGAAATTCAGCTCCGAGCCCGAGCGTGCCGCGCTCCAGTCCATCCGGACGGACCACGTGAACAGTGCAGCCCGACTCTGCGACCATCTGGTGGACATGGGAGCCACGCCAGCGACCAACTCAGGGGCCTGGGGCAGCTTTGCGAAGGCCGTGGAAGGCGCGGCGAAGCTGCTGGGAGAAAGCCCCGCCCTAGCCGTGCTGGAAGAAGGCGAGGAGCATGGGATCAACGAGTATGACGAAGCCCTGCGCAACCCGGAGGTGATGGACGAAATCAAAACCGTAATCCGTCGTGATCTCCAACCCCCGCTGACCAAGCATGTCTCGGCGCTCGAAAGCCTGCGAGCGAGTTGA